In Megalobrama amblycephala isolate DHTTF-2021 linkage group LG10, ASM1881202v1, whole genome shotgun sequence, one DNA window encodes the following:
- the zfyve26 gene encoding zinc finger FYVE domain-containing protein 26 isoform X4 encodes MHPFGREEETSRRELFGFFTRCLQRGEWELAAACVRQLGDERGDDPQSPQDIVQAIVTYPYPLRWETVGSPHRLAWYWLQVLEKRTKIKVSGSVKRELEFLLLLEELEDVPQSVLKELHEAFLYSEAVKGKIPGDSAPPLSAAVLSCLRSLLTRQQPRLCHSLISFLQHADHSRDHALQDVFIQHLTVRVNVPVEERNEEWVEQVCAVLALAPWGPERSGAELETLWKGLWSAREGLMTEERILGCLLRPQSQALLTAYSSTALRLLEEKLLEEAPHTQVDLPDLERVMLGLCCHGNKRLVWKAIYFECLSSGKHFLEQVLLTGLDLIKREEFSKLETLLQTEFQPLSRLLLLLGWMHCQSLDSAKSLLRVLHHQQPQTTDSVLSELACTLSSQLAVLEWCDQNNPGISHDALLSHLHMLDHHSALYVLHCLTPLAKYEEHKVLELLQRTGDPSLLDSPSCSVQRNITLFQGFCAMKYALYAICVNAHMHTGCLDCEPQHQQQTEAGQGEEPPEGCSDLFQHYLSECQLYLEAVPALFRLELLENIFSLLFLSDSDFSPLTDQTSTVTDAQPDTERIKSISTKGVSVAESIVKVENGGKMEGMKVQVGESDQINPELGHLTSGCRGFLVDLSVMERILRLVREGLEGVCGVGQEDGRALAADVELAESLGCSVTAETFSARLQRLSKYTAEAQWRLQIVTSNHGSGNDDFYLPSPLPSPALPLKRQGSGSSNSGFRRRRKNHRHRSERHVSSERQNGEVSTSTSDGGVCVGSTCRGSEVCPCGGPHSWLVPAMLSPSESLLITCIRRGNYIEAQQVIAMYGLENSECAGELVFMDRYREVLNELAQVEQKIESQSLSSSSSSSEGLGTVGVAPGGRTRMGSSSRLTLKSIGSAAAAGVAFYSISDVADRLLSTPSRPIPCLEDSFWLSQCSTDSPDLVRPVVEELSPAAMAAFDLACCQCQLWKTSRQLLETAERRLGSFLEARGVRVDAKVPHANGIRGFPSVLQQISKVLNRTSVSKGTNCNGEENAVYSPFGCSAQEVLLSCHSMLTEESIASRLNLNQRLEVTLQTLTSATNTSVDALTGSSLLTALAEQAGLKQSELDSHPVRTAMKQLLQYLDQLCPFEPDSAPGRPDYIRNFLDYVNVLASVLVRSLWSEDQSMEVKLGNPLLLLLQSPTQLLSLLLFDRQVSPDRVLSLLQQEQLRVNVQQVVVQRCCETLPLWDSRAMTFSQGQPRIAGFNGGAFCPASIASIFQQHAQECAPSLDLSDLATISDPSSESEVSVEDTSATSTNLSTSPPSPSSSPPSSFLLTPSALSFLKSRSPLVAALACLGASRGGVIRTTSSGWSGLPSYFRGSGRKEAVLDGDQISREGEALLKNFPILRMYLRSMAEPVLGVSLEAEEGLGLTLCGKPVVGMLFSGLQGSTAQAMAAEAFQQSLNAGDLNRALELLEHYAQQCSQEGALRDKLLACTALQESSSVEQLFRVRDWELRGRVVLQGLDRWPLQHCLELLQFCLSDQNTQDPLREQLQQRKQELDMYQRMLSLQPPLPCETWQELREESTKNPEPLFNLMLEAREFELCGQWVQLYSVSDQSRMQLQTEHLLYLLEQNYTEDAFQLLEALSDSMGLEVSEQALDRRPGLAACHFLSDYLTLHFQSQMTLARRRHIHALHLGSKVLLTLPEASRQDYFSLLSDPLLMLEQLLMNLKVDWATVAISTLRSLLPAQDAGITNQHIDTLLADYARKALDFPYAPREWSRSDSVISLQDAFLQCPAQESCPSSPSHTPPPSAGSTPMHTPSSERRPSGKRIRQLATPFTPPEKTPDRKDWIPDHKQHICMVCQRERFTMFNRRHHCRRCGRLVCHSCSSRKMAVEGSEEPVRVCDQCYNFFHMDSDEELDQGEVAGSPASIDGVLNGVLSLPEVPRKQYRLSPNPAENQQLKSEFYYEQAPSASLCVAILTLHSDHAACGQQLIGHCRLLSRKLTNPEVDARLLTDVMRQLLFSAKLMFVNAGCTQEPALCDSYISKVDVLKILVSANYKYIPSLDDIQETTAVTRLRNQLLEAEHYQLAVEVSTKSGLDPNGVWQAWGMASLKAGNLSGAREKFARCLKAPVDRNQLNHGVRLLQEIVQHLESTVKPTLSTTVDEDILASLRELEEALSDSAPLDATESRVQRSGYYQECLFYLLTYGTHLSLISFYLRHDCLKDALTHVQTKKCSEDVFLEGIFQPCLERGRLGTLQGLLETLDPTLETWGCYLLSACQLLQRRGHYHSLYQLQQFMMDHVRAAMTCIRFFSHGARSYLQLGEQQRWLIRAKEHLRTYLQEQQSRRKSHSSSFRKKMSSTDVSRHVHTIELQLEVTRFLHRCESSPSKTAVGPAPTGNSGPPTLFGNSPMKVDVACKVMLGGKNIEEGFGIAYRVIQDFQLEALAVYIRVGQRLVRQRQYSSVRQLLKCVGESGTASKHDCDAIVLSCVSVADKSPADAKELETLILECKSAENKIKAYLQCSKLRAAYLQAVKLELVKAAPLVQDVMRAAESSGDSVMHNICRQWLSEHQEQSSKQRHSNN; translated from the exons ATGCATCCGTTTGGCCGTGAAGAAGAGACCTCCAGGCGGGAGCTCTTCGGCTTCTTCACGCGGTGTTTGCAGCGCGGAGAATGGGAGCTCGCGGCAGCCTGCGTGCGTCAGCTCGGCGATGAGCGCGGAGACGATCCCCAAAGCCCGCAGGACATCGTTCAGGCCATCGTTACTTACCCATATCCGCTCAG GTGGGAAACAGTGGGCAGCCCTCACAGATTGGCTTGGTATTGGCTTCAAGTCCTGGAGAAACGGACTAAAATAAAG GTGAGCGGGTCTGTGAAGAGGGAACTGGAGTTCTTGTTGCTCTTAGAGGAACTTGAAGACGTCCCACAGTCTGTACTTAAG GAGCTGCATGAAGCCTTCCTGTACTCTGAggcagtaaagggaaagattcCAGGTGATTCTGCTCCTCCACTGAGTGCTGCTGTTCTATCCTGCCTCCGTTCTCTTTTAACCCGCCAGCAGCCGCGGCTCTGCCACTCTCTCATCAGCTTCCTTCAGCACGCGGACCACTCCAGAGACCATGCCTTACAGGACGTCTTCATCCAACACCTCACTGTGAGAGTGAACGTGCCTGTGGAGGAGAGGAACGAGGAATGGGTGGAGCAGGTGTGTGCAGTGCTGGCCTTAGCACCATGGGGGCCGGAGAGGTCAGGTGCTGAACTAGAGACCCTGTGGAAGGGATTGTGGTCGGCTAGAGAAGGGCTCATGACGGAGGAGAGGATTCTGGGATGTCTATTGAGGCCGCAGAGCCAAGCTCTGTTGACTGCATACAGCTCCACAGCACTCAGACTGCTCGAAGAGAAGCTGCTGGAAGAggctccacacacacagg TTGACTTGCCTGATCTGGAAAGGGTCATGCTTGGCCTGTGCTGTCATGGCAACAAGCGTTTGGTGTGGAAAGCCATTTACTTTGAGTGTTTGAGCAGTGGAAAGCACTTTCTTGAGCAGGTCTTG CTTACTGGTTTAGATCTCATAAAGAGGGAGGAATTCTCCAAACTAGAAACACTATTGCAGACTGAGTTTCAGCCTTTGTCCCGACTCTTGTTGTTGCTGGGCTGGATGCATTGTCAAAGCCTGGATTCTGCCAAGTCCCTTCTTAGAGTCCTGCATCACCAACAG cCCCAGACCACTGATTCAGTATTGAGTGAGTTGGCCTGCACTCTGTCCTCTCAACTTGCTGTGCTGGAATGGTGTGATCAGAACAATCC AGGGATATCCCATGATGCCTTGCTGAGTCACTTACACATGCTGGACCATCACTCTGCCCTCTATGTGCTACACTGCCTGACACCCCTTGCCAAGTATGAGGAGCACAAAGTGCTTGAACTACTGCAAAGAACAG GAGATCCTTCGTTATTGGATTCACCCAGCTGCTCTGTCCAGCGAAACATCACTCTGTTTCAAGGCTTCTGTGCCATGAAGTATGCCCTGTACGCCATCTGTGTGAACGCACACATGCACACCGGCTGCCTGGACTGTGAGCCTCAGCATCAGCAGCAGACAGAGGCGGGTCAGGGGGAGGAGCCACCTGAAG GATGCTCTGATCTGTTTCAGCACTACCTTTCGGAATGTCAGCTGTACCTAGAAGCTGTTCCAGCATTATTCCGTTTGGAGCTCTTGGAGAACATTTTCTCCCTCCTCTTCCTGTCCGACTCTGACTTCAGCCCACTAACAGATCAGACGAGCACCGTCACAGACGCCCAACCAGACACTGAGAGAATTAAATCAATCAGTACCAAAGGTGTGAGTGTGGCTGAGAGCATCGTAAAAGTAGAAAATGGTGGGAAGATGGAGGGAATGAAGGTCCAGGTTGGAGAGTCTGATCAGATAAACCCAGAACTGGGCCACCTGACATCAGGGTGTCGGGGGTTTCTGGTGGATTTGAGTGTGATGGAGCGGATTCTACGGCTGGTAAGGGAGGGCTTGGAGGGCGTGTGTGGGGTCGGGCAGGAGGACGGCAGGGCGCTTGCGGCCGATGTGGAGTTGGCAGAGAGTCTGGGATGTTCTGTTACTGCTGAAACGTTCAGCGCCCGGTTACAGAGGTTGTCTAAATACACAGCAGAGGCCCAATGGAGACTGCAGATTGTTACTAGTAACCATGGCAGTGGGAATG ATGACTTTTACCTCCCATCTCCACTTCCCAGTCCGGCACTTCCTCTGAAGCGCCAGGGTAGCGGCAGCAGCAATTCAGGCTTTCGGAGGAGGAGAAAAAACCATCGGCATCGCTCTGAACGTCACGTCTCATCTGAACGACAGAACGGGGAGGTCAGCACTAGCACCTCAG ATggtggtgtgtgtgttggaTCCACGTGCCGTGGAAGTGAAGTGTGTCCGTGTGGTGGACCTCACAGCTGGCTGGTTCCTGCGATGCTTTCCCCTTCTGAATCTCTCCTCATCACATGCATTCGCAGAGGCAACTACATAGAAGCCCAGCAG GTGATTGCAATGTACGGTTTGGAGAACTCTGAGTGTGCAGGCGAACTGGTCTTTATGGACCGGTACCGGGAGGTACTGAACGAGCTGGCTCAGGTGGAGCAGAAGATAGAGAGCCAGTCACTTTCTTCATCATCCTCATCTTCAGAGGGTCTGGGCACAGTGGGTGTTGCTCCAGGGGGCAGGACCAGAATGGGCAGTAGCAGCAGATTGACACTCAAGAGTATTGGGAGTGCAGCAGCCGCAg GCGTGGCTTTTTATTCCATTTCTGATGTGGCTGATCGTTTACTTAGTACCCCGAGCAGGCCGATACCCTGTCTAGAGGACAGCTTCTGGCTCTCCCAGTGCTCTACAGACTCACCAGACCTCGTGCGACCCGTTGTGGAAGAGTTGAGCCCTGCAGCTATGGCGGCCTTTGACCTCGCCTGCTGTCAGTGCCAGCTGTGGAAAACGTCACGGCAGCTGCTTGAGACTGCAGAGAGAAGACTTGGCAGCTTTCTGGAGGCCAGAG GTGTACGAGTTGATGCAAAGGTTCCTCATGCCAACGGTATTAGAGGCTTCCCTTCAGTACTACAACAAATCAGCAAGGTCCTTAACAGAACCTCTGTCAGCAAAGGCACAA ACTGTAATGGAGAGGAGAATGCTGTTTACAGCCCCTTTGGCTGTAGTGCCCAGGAAGTGCTGCTGTCTTGTCATTCAATGTTAACAGAAGAGAGTATAGCCTCCCGTCTAAACCTGAATCAGCGCTTAGAGGTTACGCTTCAAACCCTGACCTCTGCCACCAACACCTCAG TAGACGCTTTGACAGGGAGCTCTCTCTTGACAGCACTGGCCGAACAGGCTGGTCTCAAGCAGTCTGAACTGGATTCCCACCCGGTTCGAACTGCTATGAAACAACTCCTACAGTATCTGGACCAGCTCTGCCCATTTGAGCCTGACAGTGCCCCTGGCAGGCCAGATTACATACGCAACTTCCTCGATTACGTCAACGTGTTGGCTTCAGTACTGGTGCGCAGTTTGTGGTCCGAGG ATCAGTCCATGGAGGTGAAATTGGGAAATCCTCTTTTACTGTTGCTTCAGTCGCCTACCCAGCTCCTCTCTCTCCTTTTGTTTGACAGACAGGTGTCACCTGACAG GGTTCTTTCTCTCTTGCAGCAGGAGCAGTTGCGTGTGAATGTGCAGCAGGTTGTAGTTCAGCGCTGTTGTGAAACTCTCCCTCTCTGGGATTCTAGGGCTATGACGTTTTCTCAAGGGCAACCGAGGATCGCAGGGTTCAATGGTGGTGCGTTCTGCCCGGCCAGCATCGCCTCAATTTTCCAGCAGCACGCTCAGGAGTGCGCCCCTTCCCTTGACCTCTCTGACCTTGCCACAATCTCTGACCCCAGCTCTGAGTCTGAGGTCTCAGTGGAGGACACATCTGCTACATCCACCAACCTCTCCACCTCTCCACCATCGCCATCTTCAAGTCCTCCTTCTTCTTTTCTCCTCACTCCTTCTGCACTGTCTTTTCTGAAGTCCCGTTCCCCCCTTGTTGCCGCCCTGGCTTGCCTTGGCGCCAGTCGGGGTGGTGTGATCCGGACAACTTCCTCTGGCTGGTCAGGCTTACCTTCATATTTTCGTGGATCTGGGCGTAAAGAGGCAGTTTTGGACGGAGACCAGATCTCAAGAGAAGGGGAGGCCCTGCTTAAAAACTTCCCTATCCTGAGAATGTACCTGCGGTCCATGGCTGAGCCAGTTCTGGGGGTCTCATTGGAAGCAGAAGAAGGTCTTGGGCTGACTCTCTGTGGGAAGCCTGTGGTGGGAATGCTGTTTTCTGGCCTGCAGGGCAGTACAGCGCAAGCAATGGCTGCTGAAGCATTCCAGCAATCCTTAAACGCTGGCGATCTGAACAGAGCCTTAGAGCTTCTAGAGCATTATGCACAACAGTGCAGCCAGGAGGGGGCACTCCGGGACAAACTACTGGCATGCACTGCTCTGCAAG AAAGCAGCAGTGTGGAGCAGTTGTTTCGTGTAAGGGACTGGGAGCTGCGTGGACGTGTGGTTCTGCAGGGTTTGGACCGCTGGCCATTACAACACTGTTTAGAGTTGCTGCAATTCTGTCTCAGTGACCAGAACACCCAGGATCCTCTCCGAGAGCAGCTTCAGCAGAGGAAACAGGAGCTGGACATGTACCAGCGG ATGCTGAGTTTGCAGCCACCGTTGCCATGTGAGACATGGCAGGAGTTGAGGGAGGAGTCTACAAAGAATCCTGAACCTCTGTTCAATCTAATGCTGGAGGCCAGG GAGTTTGAGTTGTGTGGTCAGTGGGTACAGCTGTATTCAGTTTCTGATCAGTCTCGAATGCAGCTGCAGACTGAACACCTGCTATACCTCCTAGAACAGAATTACACAGAAGATGCTTTCCAG CTTTTggaagctctttctgattcgaTGGGTTTGGAGGTTAGTGAGCAAGCCCTGGATCGAAGACCTGGATTGGCTGCCTGCCATTTCCTGTCAGATTACCTCACCCTACACTTTCAGAGTCAGATGACCCTTGCTCGGAGACGCCACATCCATGCCCTGCACCTTGGCTCGAAG GTTCTACTGACTTTGCCGGAAGCATCTCGTCAGGATTATTTTTCCCTGCTGTCTGATCCGCTTCTCATGCTGGAGCAGCTACTGATGAATCTGAAGGTAGACTGGGCCACCGTTGCCATCAGCACTCTACGGAGCCTTCTACCGGCTCAGGACGCTGGTATCACCAACCAACACATTGACACCCTACTGGCAGATTATGCCCGGAAGGCTCTTGATTTTCCTTATGCACCTAGAGAGTGGTCACGTTCTG ACTCTGTCATTAGTCTGCAGGATGCATTTCTGCAGTGTCCAGCCCAGGAGAGCTGCCCATCTTCTCCAAGCCACACCCCTCCTCCATCAGCAG gcaGCACACCCATGCACACACCCTCCAGTGAGAGACGCCCCAGTGGAAAGAGGATCCGGCAGCTGGCCACACCTTTCACCCCTCCGGAGAAAACCCCTGACCGCAAGGACTGGATCCCAGACCACAAACAGCACATCTGTATGGTCTGCCAGAGGGAGAGATTCACCATG TTTAACAGACGGCACCACTGCAGACGCTGTGGCAGGCTGGTGTGTCATTCCTGCTCCAGCAGGAAGATGGCTGTAGAGGGCTCTGAAGAGCCTGTCAGAGTCTGTGATCAATGCTACAATTTCTTCCACATGGA CTCAGACGAGGAGCTTGATCAGGGGGAAG TAGCTGGCAGCCCTGCGTCCATTGATGGAGTCCTGAATGGGGTTCTCAGTCTGCCTGAGGTTCCACGAAAGCAGTATCGCCTGAGTCCAAACCCAGCAGAGAACCAGCAGCTGAAGAGCGAGTTCTACTATGAACAG GCACCcagcgcatccctgtgtgttgCTATACTGACTCTACACAGTGATCACGCAGCCTGCGGGCAGCAGTTGATTGGCCACTGCCGCTTACTCTCACGCAAACTGACCAATCCTGAGGTGGATGCTCGTCTGCTGACAGATGTGATGCGGCAGCTGCTGTTCAGTGCCAAACTCATGTTTGTAAACGCAGGATGCACCCAAGAGCCGGCACTCTGCGACAG CTACATCAGTAAGGTGGATGTGTTGAAGATTCTGGTCAGTGCAAACTACAAATACATTCCATCTCTTGACGATATTCAGGAAACGACTGCAGTGACGCGCCTGCGCAACCAGCTGCTGGAGGCCGAGCACTACCAGCTGGCGGTGGAG GTGTCGACTAAGAGTGGACTGGACCCGAATGGAGTTTGGCAGGCATGGGGTATGGCATCTTTGAAGGCTGGAAATCTGAGCGGGGCCAGAGAGAAGTTTGCCCGCTGTCTAAAAGCACCAGTAGATCGGAACCAGCTAAACCACGGAGTGAGACTTCTGCAGGAGATCGTTCAGCACCTGGAGTCCACAGTCAAACCTACTCTAAGCACG aCAGTGGATGAGGACATCTTGGCCTCTTTGCGTGAGCTGGAAGAGGCTCTCTCTGATTCTGCCCCTCTAGATGCCACAGAGAGCAGAGTTCAGCGGTCCGGCTACTATCAGGAGTGCCTGTTTTACCTGCTCACTTACGGCACACACTTGAGCCTCATCAGCTTTTACCTGCGCCACGACTGTCTGAAAGACGCACTCACCCACGTACAGACCAAG AAGTGTTCAGAGGATGTGTTTCTGGAGGGCATTTTTCAGCCCTGTCTTGAACGTGGGCGGTTGGGGACTTTGCAGGGTCTGTTAGAAACTCTGGACCCCACACTGGAGACCTGGGGCTGTTACCTTCTTTCAGCCTGTCAGTTACTGCAGCGCAGGGGACACTACCACTCTCTGTACCAACTCCAACAGTTCATGATG GATCACGTTCGCGCCGCTATGACATGCATTCGCTTCTTTTCTCATGGTGCTCGGTCCTACCTGCAGCTGGGAGAACAGCAGCGCTGGCTGATCCGAGCCAAAGAGCACCTGAGAACTTACCTACAGGAACAGCAGAGCCGCAGGAAATCACACAGCTCCTCTTTCAGGAAGAAAATGAGCTCCACTGATGTCTCAAG ACACGTCCACACAATCGAGCTGCAGTTGGAAGTGACACGCTTCTTACACCGCTGTGAAAGCTCACCATCCAAGACAGCTGTAGGCCCCGCCCCCACAGGGAACAGTGGCCCACCCACTCTGTTTGGAAACAGCCCCATGAAGGTGGATGTGGCCTGCAAG GTGATGCTGGGAGGAAAGAACATTGAGGAAGGTTTTGGCATTGCATATCGAGTAATACAG GACTTCCAGCTGGAGGCACTGGCAGTCTACATACGGGTTGGACAGCGCCTGGTCCGGCAGCGCCAGTACTCGTCTGTGCGGCAGCTGCTGAAGTGTGTAGGGGAGTCTGGAACGGCCTCTAAACACGACTGTGACGCCATTGTGCTCAGCTGTGTCTCTGTGGCTGATAAGAGTCCTGCAGAT gcTAAAGAACTAGAGACCCTGATTCTGGAGTGTAAGAGTGCAGAAAACAAG atAAAGGCATATCTCCAGTGCAGTAAGCTGCGGGCAGCGTATCTCCAGGCTGTGAAGCTTGAGCTTGTAAAGGCGGCTCCATTAGTACAGGACGTGATGCGGGCCGCTGAAAGCTCAGGTGACTCTGTCATGCACAACATCTGCCGCCAATGGCTCTCGGAGCATCAGGAACAATCTTCAAAGCAACGACACAGCAATAACTGA